The DNA region ATGGTCCCGCCGTGGAGCTGGGCCATGCCATAGGCCAGGGCGAGGCCAAGACCGGTGCCGCCGTGTTGCCGTGACAGCCGGCTATCGATTTGGACGAAGGGCTTGAAGAGGCGTTCGAGCTGGTCGGCGGGGATCCCGATGCCCGTGTCCCAGACGCGAATTCGGACCTGGCGATGGTCCGCTTCGCCCATGACGTCCAGGCCGATGGTCCCGCCCTCGGGGGTGAACTTGACGGCGTTGCCCAGCAGGTTGATGAGCATCTGCTTGAGGCGGCGGCTGTCGCCATGCACCAGTTGCACCGCCGGGTCGAGTCGCGTCTCCAGGCGCAGCCCCTTGGCCGTGGCGGGGGCCGGATGAGGCGCAGACAGGCGTCCCAGAGCTGGTTGACCGGGACCTGGTCCAGATGCAAGGTCATGCGGCCCGAGGCCACCCGGGACATATCCAGAATGTCGTTGATGAGTTCCAGCAGGTGGGCGCCGTTTTCGTGGATGGTGTAGGCGGCCTTGGCCTGCTGGGGGCTGAGGGCTCCGAGGAGGCCGTCGCCCATGGTTTCGGACAGGCCCAGAATGCTGGTGAGGGGCGTACGGAGTTCGTGACTCATGGCGGCCAGGAACTCGTCCTTGGCGCGGGCGGTGCGGCCCAGTTCGGCGTTGGCGCGATCCAACTCGGCGGTTCGCTCCCGGACCCGCTCCGTGAGCAGGGCACGCTCTTGGGCCAGGGCATCGTGGGCGAGGCGCAGCGCTATCTCGGCCTGCCGCCGCTCCGAGACGTCCGAGAAGTTGACCACGGCCCCTACCAGTTGTCCGTCCCTTAGGATCGGATTGGCGTGATATTCCACCGGGAAGGAACTGCCGTCCGCCCGCCAGAAGACCTCGTCGTCCACATGTACCGGGCGTCCATCCCGGAAGATATTGGAGGCGAGACACTCCGTGGCGGGGTAGTGGCTGCCTTCGGGGTGGCTGTGGTGCATCAGGTCATGCATCTTGACCCCCTCCAGGGCCACCGAGGACGCATGGCCCAGGAGTTGGGCGGCGGCCGGGTTGCAGAAGATGCAGATTCCCTGGGTATCGACGCCAAAGATGCCTTCCCCGGTGGATTCCAGCAGCAGGCGGGCATGGGCCTCGCTCTGGCGGAGGCTTTCCCGCGACTCCGCCAGGTTTTCCTGCATGGTCTTGAGGGCCGCCAGCATCTGGGCATTCTCGTCTTCGCCCGTGACGCGGATCGGAGTCGAGAAGTCACCCGCGCTCACGCGGCGGGCGATAGCGGTGGCGGTGGCGATGGGCTGGCCGATGGTTCGATCCACCAGCAGGATCAGGAGCGCGATGGCGCCGGTCATGACCCCCACCATGATCAGGAAGATGTGGCGCTCCACCCCGGCGATACTGATGGCAATGTTGGCCAGAGTCTGGTCCTTGTGGGCCAGGGCCGCCTCGACAACCTTGTCCAGCAGGTCCGTGGGCTGTCGATCGATGCCCCGCACCCGCTCATCGACCCCCAACGACGCCCCCTCGTCGCTGAGCCGATGCTGACCCAGGGCCAGGCGATACTCCTCGCCGAGGTGGGTATGGGCCTCCAGAAACTGGCCGGCGGTCTCGCGTGCCGCCAGGTTCTCCCCCAGAAGTTCGATGAGGCGCTGCATGGAGGCGCGGGTGTTTTGTTCCTCATTTTCAAACTGGGCCAGGTATTGATCAAAGAGAGCGGGGTTCTGGCCGCGCAGCAGGATGTTTTTCCATTCCTGCACTTGCTTCTTGAAGCGCACCTGGGTGGAGAGGGCGGTCGCCACGATCTGGGAACTGGCCTCCCGGACCTCCCCGGCCTGGCTGTTGGCCTGTTGGTAGAGCCGAAAGGCGTAGAGGCCGGCCATGAGGTTGACGACCAGGATGCAGATCAAGCCGGTGGCGAATTTGGCGCGGATCGTCATGGCGAGTTACCCGTCCTGGCCACGGACGACGAGGGTGGAATGGAGAGGAATGGGCTACTCGACCGTCACGGACTTGGCCAGATTGCGTGGCTGATCCACGTCCGTGCCCTTCAGGACGGCGACATGATAGGCCAGGAGCTGGAGGGGAATGGTGAAGAGGATGGGGGCGATCAGCCCATCCACGTGGGGCACGGGGATGATGGTGACCCCGGGTTGAGATGCCATGGCCAGACGCTCGTCCGCGAAGACGTAGAGCTGGCCGCCCCGGGCGCGGACCTCCTCCAGATTGGAACGGAGCTTTTCCAGCAGGCCGTTGTTGGGCGCGACGGCGATGACGGGCATGGCGTCGTCGATCAGGGCGAGGGGGCCGTGCTTGAGTTCGCCGGCGGGATAGGCCTCGGCGTGGATGTAGGAGATTTCCTTGAGCTTGAGGGCGCCCTCCCGGGCGATGGGGTATTGGTCGCCGCGGCCTAGGAAGAGGGCGTGATGTTTGTCCGCGAACTGCTCGGCAATGAGGGCCACGCGGGCGTCCAGGGTCAGAAAGTCGCGGGCCCGGCTGGGCAGGGAGCGCAGGGATGCGGTCAGCTCGGCCTCGGTGGTGTCGATGAGGCCGGCGTAGCGGCCGAGTGCCGCCGTTAAGAGGAGCAGGGCGGTCAGTTGAGTGGTGAAGGCCTTGGTCGAGGCGACGCCGATCTCGGGTCCGGCGTGGGTGAGCAGGATGAGGTCGGACTCCCGCACCAGGGAGCTTTCGGGGACGTTGCAGATCGTCAGGGTCGCGGTGTAGCCCAGGCGCTTGGCCAGCCGCAGCGCGGCCAGGGTATCGGCGGTCTCCCCGGATTGGGAGATGGCGACGAAGAGGGCCTGATCCGGTGCCGGGTGGCGGCGATAGCGGTATTCACTCGCCACCTCGACCTGGCAGCTAATGGGGGTGGCCGATTCGATCCAGTGTCGCGCCACCAGGCCGGCATGGTAGCTGGTACCGCAGGCGACGATCTGGACCGCGCGGATGGTCTTGAAAATGTCCGGGGCCTTCTGACCGAAGGCCTCGGGTAGGACGTGGTCCGCCGACAACCGGCCTTCCAGCATGTCCGCCAGGGCGCGGGGCTGCTCGAAGATCTCCTTCTGCATGTAGTGCCGGTACTCACCACGCTTGACGGCATCGGCGGAGAGGGCGGATTCCCGGACCGGCCGGGTCACCGGCTGGCCGTCCCGGTCGAACACCCGCACCTTATCCCGGCTGATCTCGGCCAGGTCCCCTTCCTCCAGGAAGATGAAGCGTTGGGTGACCGGCAGGAGGGCGAAGACGTCCGAGGCAATGAAATTCTCGCCGAAGCCCAGGCCGATGACCAGGGGGCTGCCCTGGCGGGCGGCGATCAGGTGGTCCGCGTCCTGGGAGTCGATGACCCCCAGGGCATAGGCCCCCTCCAGGATGGCTACCGTGGCGCGCACCGCTTCCAGCAGGGACTTGCCGCTGGTCAGTTGGTCGTAGATGGCGTGGGCGATGACCTCGGAGTCCGTTTCGGAGGTGAAGACGTGGCCATTGGCCTCCTGGGCCTGACGGAGGAGTCCGTGGTTCTCGATGATGCCGTTATGCACCAGGGCGCAGCGGTCACGACAGACATGGGGGTGGGCGTTGCGCTCCGCCGGCTCGCCGTGGGTGGCCCAGCGGGTGTGTGCGATGCCGAGTTTACCCGGCAGGGGCTGCTGGTCCATGGCCTCGGCCAGTCGCTGGACCTTGCCTAGGGCGCGGATACGGCCCAGTTGGCCAGGCGCAGCCAGGACCGCCATGCCGGCGGAGTCGTAGCCCCGATATTCCAGCCGGCGCAGCCCCTCCAGGAGAATCGCCGATACGTCCCGCTGAGCAATGCCGCCAACTATGCCGCACATGAATAGTTTCCTCTTGTCCCAGGCTATTTGGGTTTCTTGACGGGCCGGGTCCAATGGTCGATGGTTTTTTGCGGGGCCCGCGTCAGGGTGAGTTTGTCCGCCGGAGCATCACGACCGATGACGGAGCCCGCGCCGATGGTGGCGCCCGCGCCTACCCTCACCGGGGCCACCAAGGCGGTATTGGAGCCGATGAAGGCCCCCTCCCCGATCTGGGTCAGGTGTTTATTGACCCCGTCGTAATTGCAGGTGATGGTCCCCGCGCCGATATTGACGTTACCGCCAATGCGGGCGTCACCGATGTAGGTGAGATGGCTGACCTTGGTGCCAGGGCCGATCGTGGCCTTTTTGATCTCCACGAAGTTGCCGATGTGGGCACCGTCCGCGATGTCCGCCTGGGGTCTCAGGCGGGCGAAGGGTCCAATCTGGGTATCTTGCCCCGCCCTAGCGTTCTCGATGACCGAATTGGCCAGGACCCGGCTATTGGCGCCGATGGTGCAATTCTTGAGGAGGCAGTTGGGGCCTATGCTGACGCCATCGCCCAGTTCTACCTCTCCCTCGAACAGGCAGTTGATGTCGATGGTGACATCGCGGCCGGCCCGCAGGTGACCCCGCACGTCGAAGCGCTGGGGATCAAGGAGGGTCACCCCTTCGCGCATGAGGTCCTCGGCGATGAGGCGCTGATAGCGCCGCTCCAGGTCCGCGAGTTGCAGGCGGTCGTTGATTCCCAGGATCTCTTCCTCCCTGTCGGCCTGGCAGGTGGCGATTGTCTCGCCATCGCCCGTTGCCAGGGCGACGATATCCGTCAGGTAATACTCGCCCTGGGCATTGTGGTTATCCAGTCGCGACAGCCAATTGTCCAACTTGGCGCGATCGGCAACCAGAAAGCCGGTATTGATTTCCTGGATGGTTAGTTCGGCCTCGCTGGCGTCCCTGGCCTCGATAATGCCCATCACCTGCCCGTTAGGCCCGCGCAGGATGCGGCCGTAGCCTGATGGATTGTCGAGGGTGGCCGTCAGGATGCCCAGGGGCGCGGTCGCGGCCGTGGCGAGGAGTGTCTGTAGCGTTTCGGTCTGAATCAGGGGGATATCGCCGTAGAGTACCAGGATGCGCTCCATATCTTGCAGCTTGGGCATGGCCTGGATCAGGGCGTGCCCCGTGCCTTTTCGTTCCAATTGCGTGACCCACTCGCAATCCATCCCCGCCAGGGCTGAGCTGACCTGTCCGTCGCCATGGCCTTCCACGACACAGATGCGCGCGGCGCCCAGTTCCATGGCTTTCTCGAGGACATGGCGCAACAGGGGTCTACCCGCCAGGGAATGCAGCACCTTGGGCAGGCTGGACTTCATGCGGGTGCCTTGCCCGGCGGCGAGGATGGCGATACCCAGCTTCATTTCGGCATTTCTCTCATCTGTGCAGCGCGCCGGGGATGGCACAGGACGGGCCATCGTTCGCCATATCCTCGCGGGTCGCCTCGCGCACCTCGTGGATGCGGACATGAACCCGCAGACGCTTGCCGGCCAGGGGGTGGTTCCCGTCCACGGTCAGTCGCCCATTCTCGATGCGGGTGACATAGAAACTCTTGACCTCGCCGGCCTCGTTCTGCATTTGCACCTCGGCCCCGATTTGACGGAACTGGGGTGGTACGTTGTTGATATCATCGGTAAAGGTTAAGTCCGCGTCATGCCGGCCAAACCCCGCATCGGGGGCCAGATCAAAATCGATTTCGTCACCCGCCGCCTTGCCCCGGATGGCAGCGTCCATGCCGCCGATCAGTTCCTGTGCCCCGCCGAGGACGAAACCTACCGGCAGGTCGCTGTGCTCCAGAACCGTGCCCTGATCATCCTGGATGCTATAGGTGAGGCTGACGTACTTTCCATCTTGGATAAGTTCGGCCGTCATGCGAGTTTAAACCTCATTATGGCGTTGCGAGGAAGTCAAAGGAATACCCTGAAATACGCAACCCCCGCTGGGCGGGGGCTGTGGTATGTGGCGACGAGGGGGCGGTTCCTAGCTGACTTTGGTCTTGCGTAGTCTCTCAATGGCCCGTAACTGCGCCACCGCCTCCGCCAGTTCAGCCTGGGCCTTGGCATATTGAAATTCGGCTGCCTTCCCTGCCAGGGCGTCCTCGGCGCGGCGCTTGGCATCCGCAGCGGCCGCCTCATCCAGATCGCGCGCGCGAATGGCCGTGTCGGCCAGCACGGTCACGACATGGGGCTGCACCTCCAGCATGCCGCCGGAGACAAAGAAGTGCTCCGTCTCGCCATCCATTTTTTGAACCCGGACTTCGCCGGGCCTGAGCCGGGTAATGAGGGCCGTGTGGCGCGGCGCTATGCCTAGCTCACCCATCTCGCCGGGCGCGAATACCATGGTCGCCAGACCGGAATGAATAGCCCGCTCCGCGCTGACGATATCTACATGAATTGTCATTGCCATGGGAATGCCCCTGATGATTAAGCGTTGCCGCCCTTGGCCGCCGCTTCTTCGATACCGCCGACCATATAGAAGGCCTGCTCCGGCAGGTGGTCATAGTCGCCATTGGCGATGGCCTTGAAGCCGTTGATGGTGTCCTTGAGGGATACGTACTTCCCTGGCGAGCCGGTGAAGACCTCGGCAACGAAGAAGGGTTGGGACAGGAACCGCTGCATTTTGCGGGCCCGGGCCACTGTCAGTTTGTCCTCCTCGGACAGTTCATCCATGCCCAGGATGGCGATGATGTCCTTGAGTTCCTTGTACCTTTGCAGGGTGCCCTGGACCATGCGCGCCACCGAGTAGTGCTCCACACCAACCACGTGGGGATCAAGAATACGGCTCGTGGAGTCCAGCGGGTCCACGGCGGGGTAGATGCCCAGTTCGGCGATCTGACGGGACAGCACCAGGGTTGCGTCCAGGTGGGCAAAGGTGGTGGCCGGCGATGGGTCGGT from Chromatiaceae bacterium includes:
- the glmS gene encoding glutamine--fructose-6-phosphate transaminase (isomerizing); protein product: MCGIVGGIAQRDVSAILLEGLRRLEYRGYDSAGMAVLAAPGQLGRIRALGKVQRLAEAMDQQPLPGKLGIAHTRWATHGEPAERNAHPHVCRDRCALVHNGIIENHGLLRQAQEANGHVFTSETDSEVIAHAIYDQLTSGKSLLEAVRATVAILEGAYALGVIDSQDADHLIAARQGSPLVIGLGFGENFIASDVFALLPVTQRFIFLEEGDLAEISRDKVRVFDRDGQPVTRPVRESALSADAVKRGEYRHYMQKEIFEQPRALADMLEGRLSADHVLPEAFGQKAPDIFKTIRAVQIVACGTSYHAGLVARHWIESATPISCQVEVASEYRYRRHPAPDQALFVAISQSGETADTLAALRLAKRLGYTATLTICNVPESSLVRESDLILLTHAGPEIGVASTKAFTTQLTALLLLTAALGRYAGLIDTTEAELTASLRSLPSRARDFLTLDARVALIAEQFADKHHALFLGRGDQYPIAREGALKLKEISYIHAEAYPAGELKHGPLALIDDAMPVIAVAPNNGLLEKLRSNLEEVRARGGQLYVFADERLAMASQPGVTIIPVPHVDGLIAPILFTIPLQLLAYHVAVLKGTDVDQPRNLAKSVTVE
- the glmU gene encoding bifunctional UDP-N-acetylglucosamine diphosphorylase/glucosamine-1-phosphate N-acetyltransferase GlmU translates to MKLGIAILAAGQGTRMKSSLPKVLHSLAGRPLLRHVLEKAMELGAARICVVEGHGDGQVSSALAGMDCEWVTQLERKGTGHALIQAMPKLQDMERILVLYGDIPLIQTETLQTLLATAATAPLGILTATLDNPSGYGRILRGPNGQVMGIIEARDASEAELTIQEINTGFLVADRAKLDNWLSRLDNHNAQGEYYLTDIVALATGDGETIATCQADREEEILGINDRLQLADLERRYQRLIAEDLMREGVTLLDPQRFDVRGHLRAGRDVTIDINCLFEGEVELGDGVSIGPNCLLKNCTIGANSRVLANSVIENARAGQDTQIGPFARLRPQADIADGAHIGNFVEIKKATIGPGTKVSHLTYIGDARIGGNVNIGAGTITCNYDGVNKHLTQIGEGAFIGSNTALVAPVRVGAGATIGAGSVIGRDAPADKLTLTRAPQKTIDHWTRPVKKPK
- a CDS encoding FKBP-type peptidyl-prolyl cis-trans isomerase, with product MTAELIQDGKYVSLTYSIQDDQGTVLEHSDLPVGFVLGGAQELIGGMDAAIRGKAAGDEIDFDLAPDAGFGRHDADLTFTDDINNVPPQFRQIGAEVQMQNEAGEVKSFYVTRIENGRLTVDGNHPLAGKRLRVHVRIHEVREATREDMANDGPSCAIPGALHR
- a CDS encoding F0F1 ATP synthase subunit epsilon, producing the protein MAMTIHVDIVSAERAIHSGLATMVFAPGEMGELGIAPRHTALITRLRPGEVRVQKMDGETEHFFVSGGMLEVQPHVVTVLADTAIRARDLDEAAAADAKRRAEDALAGKAAEFQYAKAQAELAEAVAQLRAIERLRKTKVS